CTTTTTCTTCAAAAGGTCAAGCAAATGGAGCTTCTGTCAACATCTAATATTATGCGgcattttgtttaaattttggttttattcaatttttaaaattttttctctttattattaaaaatccccaaaaaattacaaaaaatgcaactgaaaaagaagaaaaggcccaatggaaaaacaaacaaaaaaaaagcataGAAAGAAGGGCTGACATTAGGgcccaagaaaggaagaagctAGGAGCTTCTAAAGGGTGCGTGCGCGGCCGGATGAGAAGGGAAAGGCAGGGCATAATGGTAATTTTGACCAAGATGAGGGCAAAATAGTAAATTCGACCTTGAGAAACCCTAGTCCTATTTAAGCTACGTTTATGACTCAGAATTGGGAAAAGAGGAGGAGCCGACCCTAATAATTTATCAGATTTCTCCTTcatctcccaaatccctaaaCACCACTCATCCTCCACTCCAAACTCGCACCGCCGCTGCCTCCTTCCATGGCCTCGGCTGCGCCACAACTATTTCCTCCCCTTCCCTGAGACCTTGCCACTACCATTATCCCTCTTTCATCCTTAGATCACGACACCACCACTGCTCTTGTACCCCCTCAGTCGTGCCGCCACTTTTCTCTTTCAAGACGCCACTCATATTCACCATTCCAGATCCAtcacaccaccaccattgtcctTCTCTTTCCAGATCGCGTCGTCGCCGCCTTTTCGCGTTCCAGATTTAACTTCCTCTACCTCTTTCAACCTTGCACCGTCACCATCACCTTCTCGTTTTTCAATTCCAACGCTGCCTCCGCTCGTTCTCTCTAATTCTACTACCTTCGCAGCTTATTCTCTTCGCGACCTTGGTTTCGACAAGCCCCCACAAGAACTACTAGTAGTAGCTTATCCCAGAATTAATCCTCAGTCCAAATTTTACCGTGTATCCAGGTACATGCATTAAACATAACTTCCTATGATGATATAATAAACTCCAAATCTAAACTTACCATATAAGCTAGAGATTTTATGTTTGTTGAAAACAATCAGGTAAATGTGATAAAAGCTTCCTTACTATGTATTATACGTACCATCGAACCTTTTGATGATCTATACATAAAACTCAAGCCGAAACACatccaaaaaaaatgaaaactcgTCTACTATTTTTGTTCTTGTCTTAAACACATATGAAACAACTTCTATCCTTGTTACTCATATTGTTGTTGTAGTTGTTTCTGGTGTCTAAATTTTAAAATGGGTAGCTCCAAAGTGGTTATGCTGCTTTTCTTTCATTCATTCATCTAGATCGCTCATTCAATTCCATTTATTTTCCTACATGGTGGGtgatatattattttttctcccTTGTTGTTTcaattcttttcctttttgctCATAGATTCCTCACTGTGACTTGTTTGATAATGGGTTCACCTTTGagccttttcttcttcttttctaaaaTATAAACTATATTTCATGGTTCATTTCTACTTTTCCAAATGAATTTAATTCACCTTAATGATATACTCATTTTGTTTGAACCACAACCATAATATACTCATTTTGTTTTTGAACTTCGTGTTAGGCGTTGGAATTGGCTGCATGACTTGAATAGTCAGAAACATGCTTAATATTCTAGATATCATGCTACTATGTTCGCTTTCCTTGTTATGTGAGTATGTGACTAAGAGGATGTTGATTCATGTTCATAATCAATTCAGCTACAAGAAAGCTACTAGGATTAGCTTCTCCTAGGATTAATTCTCCTTTCAAAGGGAAAATTAATCATGTATCCAAATACATGCACTGAACTTAAACTTCCTTAGTATACATGTGATCAAATCTTCCCTTAATTACTAAGAGGATGTTCATTCACATTCACATCTTCCAGACGAACTCTGTTCCTACAAAAGGAGTAGCTTCTCCCATAATCAATTATCTTTTCAACGTGAAAATTCGTCGTGTATAACCTTCTAATGTTGATGTAGATATGCCATGTGAGTATGCATCTAATATGAACTTACTTACCATATAAGAGTTTGAAGACAACAAGGTACATGTGATGAAAGCTTCCCTTACTGAAAATTTTATGTGCCATCAAACCTTTTGATGATATATAAAACTCAAAAGttgaaaaaatatgaaaacatCTAAAATTATTGTGGTTACTAGTCTAAACACACCTGGAACTTCTGCGATTGTAGTTCTTGTTGCTGGTGTCTGAATTGGTTTGAAAATGGGTAACTCCAAGGTGCCTTCTGATGCTTTTCTTTCTTGCATTGATCGCTAGCACTCATCCAACTCCATTCATTCTTATACAAGGTGGGTGCTATTTGATTTCTTCtccctcattttttttttcaatttggtTTGAAAAAAATGAGGGAAAAGAAATCAAATAGCACTCACCTTGTATAAGAATGAATGGAGTTGAATGACTTCTCGCGATCAATGTGAGAAATAAAAGCATCAAAAGCACCTTGGAATTGCCCATTTTGAAGCCGATTTGGACACCAGCAACAAGTACTACAACAATATAAGTTTCAGATCTGTATAGATGAGTAACAACAATAATTTCAGACGTTTTCATATTTGTTTCAGCTTCTGAGTTTTATATATCATCAAAAGGTTTGATGATACATAAATTTTGCAGTAAGGGAAGCTTTGATCACATGTACCTTGCTGTCTTCAAAATCTTATATGGTAAGTAAGTTCATACCGGATGCATACTCACCTTGCATATATATCTTAGATTTGGGGTTTACCACATCAGAATTGAGAGATTATACACGATGAATTTTCACATTGAAAAGAGAACTGGTTATGGGAGAAGCTACTCGTTTTGTAGAAGCAGAATTGGTTCTAGAAGATGTGAATGTGAATCAACATGCTCTTATAGTTTAATAGATAATTAAAGGTTCGAGGGCACATAAAATATTTAGTACTTAAGGGAAGATTTGATCACATGTATGGTAAGGGAGGTTGCGTTCAGTGCATGTATTTGGATACCTGATGATTTTTCACGTTGAAAGGAGAATTGAATGTTGGAGAAACTTTTCCTAGTAGCTTTCGTAGGAGTTGAATTGATTTTGGAGATGAACAACATGCTCTTAGTCACTATTTAGTGCTTACATTTCCATATTTTATCCTAGTCGTCAACATCCTACATAACAAATCACTTATCCTACATGGCCTCCTCACCACTTCCCCCTCCTTCCccacccttctcctcctcccctaCATGGTAACTAatgctgctattgaagaaggTGCTTCGATTTGGCTTTTTCATTTTCCTTGGGTCCTTGCGTGTAATCTTCTTCCCATCCCAATTACTTCGTTCGAGTATGGAGGCAGGGTAGTTAGGTTTCATAGGGTTCTGGAACTTCATGTTAGGGCCAAGAGGAAGCTGCTAAGACCAAACCATAAACCCACGATTCGTCATCGGATGCTGAGCATGATTCATTGTTATCTAAGACGTATTCCTCTCAGGCTGAGTGGTTGATTCAATACTTGATTGTGTGTTAGCAACTAAGGAACTCCGTCGAAAGAGTTCGAGTGCCCTCTCAGTGAGGATTCGGGGCTGTGTCCCTAGAGCAAGAGCACCTGGCACCtccagtgactgctccaacaactccacacccctacgtatagcagactgcataaaaataatatacaaaaaaaaaatgtcattaacaaaactcacaattgaatggataaaaataatatacaagtttagaatccaaacttaccacgacactaagctcctccctcctatcctcagggatgatgaacacaTGGGACACTCTactataccacctcatgtaaccctccaccgcctctcccggatatgtagtagggatcccctgagggcggaggtgcggctcaaactcagcataggcagcatctgcggtcttggcaagggaccccgtcgtctggatctcagaggggtgtcgaggcaTGTCCTGGatgtagccaaactggcgcataacCCTCTCCGGTAGATGTCGGCTCACAGACCGGCCGTAAGGTGTCCTGATGTAGCCGGAATAGAGGGCCCTGGGATCCCGCGGTCGAAcagcccgatggtcctca
This is a stretch of genomic DNA from Lotus japonicus ecotype B-129 chromosome 1, LjGifu_v1.2. It encodes these proteins:
- the LOC130729306 gene encoding protein MAINTENANCE OF MERISTEMS-like, yielding MKAMYTSALDEHRFEDAARIWLVNQLGATFFASKSGGYHTTVYWIRMLEDLGRVSECAWGAIALASLYKQLSRASRRKTAQIGGFTSLLLSWAYEYISSSVIIRTEVPGYTQDQPRAQRWSTSRIAHSGLDERRVMLDELTLDDITWTPFEDHRAVRPRDPRALYSGYIRTPYGRSVSRHLPERVMRQFGYIQDMPRHPSEIQTTGSLAKTADAAYAEFEPHLRPQGIPTTYPGEAVEGYMRWYSRVSHVFIIPEDRREELSVVSAIRRGVELLEQSLEVPGALALGTQPRILTERALELFRRSSLVANTQSSIESTTQPERNTS